GCTATTAatttcctctccttctcctcctccatcagcaGACCCAGCCAGCGTTTGTCTCAAACAGATTTTATTCAAACcaacaattaaaaatatctggATGGTGTTTACATTCTGAAAGGATCAGCTGAGAACAGCCCGACTTCGTCGCACACAGTCTGTACAGCGTCTGGCCGACGCTCAGCACGAGGTGAACGTCTTCCAGAAGAAGTTCTTGCAGCCGGCCTTCCTTTCTCTGGGGGCGAGCAGTGGACCGCTTCCAGCCGCTCGCTCCAGATCCACACGGATGTCTTCAGGTTCTCCTTCATTCAGAGGGAAGCTCTCCTCCTCTATTGCCTCGTTCTCCACCTGCAGAAGGTCAGATAGGAGCAGCTCGGCCAGCGAGGCCCGGGACATGTCCTAAAATTAAAAGAGAGGGAAGCAACACAAATATTAACACAAAAACTTAACTGACAAGGGTTTTAAGATCTGATCGATTAGATTGTTTTGTCATGAGGTGCCTAGCAAGAAACCATCATTACTACAAAGAGACAGACGCTTGAGAAAAATGATTCTAATGAAATACACCATCCTGATTTTAGTCCAGGTTTTCTGTCATCATCAGTGCTCTAAaacatttcaggatttttaagcATACTTCATTAGAGTCATCGTAGAggatataatataatataacagAAAACAAGATCCAATCTCAACTTCTCCTAACTCACAAAGCTCACACCGTATCTGttcctgttttaaaaatctgcagacttcaagAGCCAAAGAAGGATTTCTGTTCGAGATGCATGACCATGGActtttgcagatatctgatggtccaaaatttacaaatttatttcaGCCTATATCGATGAATATActtcagacctaaaaccaggcctgcccacaggtTTGGCCTAGCCTCCCCGCCTGTGATTTACTGATCATAATaaatgtgtgctggatcagcagcactggtgctagcatcctggctaagaGTTACGTAATTAGGTTCTGATGTACAAATTACTTATCCAAACCAAATCAGGCAACTGACAGGCAACCCATTGTTGCCTGTCAGTTATCACTTTATACCACTTTTTGTTAGCCAGTCGTTTCCACTGTAAACCGATTTCTGTCATattctttccacttttaactaatttatgcaacttttatcccttttctgCCACTAATAAtgattttcaccactttttaactgcttttcaccattcttctacacatttttttcaaattttgtgcCTTGTTTAAGCTGCTTTGCAGCTCTTATCCCATATGCCCCATTTAACCCAGGTTTATCCTCTCTGTAACCACTTTATACCACTTTTTGTTGGCCAATTTTTACTACAATTTActattttctgcctatttttaccCGTTTGGCTTTTCTTAACCATATTTCCACCTTAATTTTATCCTCTCTGTAACCACTTCATACTACTTTATGgccaacttttgccacctttttaaccacttttcaccattctcTGCCCATTTTACCCCTGTATGACCTTTCTTAaccttttattgctttttgttgcctctctgtaaccactttacaccattttttgttgtccatttttaccactttaaccagttttgcctttatttttctttttgaagtCATTTTATTATTCCCCCCCAGAgatatttcagttccttctccTTTATTTTCTGACACCCTgtcatttgtgcacatcatggctttgcAATGAAGTCTGACATTCCTGTCCAAATGTTTAAGTCAATGTTCCCATTCCCGTTGTTAATATTAGCAAcaaaggtcattctgttttcagggaaggggtttacattttgaaaaggccTATAGTGAACTACAGAATAGAAAAACAAGGCTGGTAAGACTGGTTATTATCCAGGTTAAGTATAAAATATGgtaatcacagcttaactttgcaatggaccatgattttcctgacctctatgggccccagagagctctcccctttatgcCCCTTTATGAGTGGCCTTGCCTAGAACTGAAGTCCTAGAAACACACTCAGCTGTCATGGGTCTGTTAGTCTTcataaaactccactaacttatttgtacatacagaagttttcatatctgcagatTGGATCATTCATTTTCtaagctgatatttgcagatacTGATGTACTGATCAGGCTGCCCGTGGTGCAGGGGTTAACACTaatgcctcacagcaagaaggttcctggtttgcttcctggtcaagCAAACCAACCACTGTTCTCACTGTATGATAAGAATGAAGTTCTATGTGTAAAAAATGTCATATTCTAAATACAGAAGATTTGGACTAATTTATAGACATCTGAGGTACAACATTTATCAGATTCACTGCTCCAGATGTCTTTATGCTGCAGCAGTGAAACGGTCTGTAAGTCTGCATCAAAATCCttgaagcaaaaaagaaaattgtgaaaatcagaAAATAGTTCCACATACAGATAACAAGGTTTTAAAATCTATTGCTataggtgattggacgaacgaTCTGTCtattaagggccaatcagagcaacaggtgtgtgcctttccaaatcacatccaatcagtttaatttcccacaggtggactcaagtcaaggtgaagaaacatctcagcaaagatcagagaaatgagaggaacaATGTTGTTGGAAAGGGTCTGAACATTTATGTCAGTGTGAAATTTCAGGGTTTTGTCTtcaataaatgtgcaaaaatgtctaaaattctgttttcactttgtggGGATGGAGTATTAAGAGTAGAATAATGagatttaaaggaacagtttgAATCGAACTTTTAACTTAGCTAAATGTGCTCTGAATAAATTCATTTAACATTACAGCAGACTTGTTTAACTTCAGTATTCATGCTGCTACATCTGAATCACTCCACACTCCTGTTTTATGATACGTTTATGATGAACTGAAATGGCAAATCAAcgtacaaaaacaaagcagctgtcatggtgaaaagtgaagaaaaacacactccaggattttaagcccaattagagcccagatttttttaactgaatctGGAGCCAGGCCTGAGTCAGGTAGCGTGAACTGACAACTCACCCTCAACTTCAAACCTGTGCTGCCAACAGCCAATGGAAAAGAGAGGGTGGGACACAGGAAATAGCGCCAGAAGATGACGGGAAGTAGCGGAAAGATGAAAAGAACGAAggcaagagagggagagtggCGACATTGAGGCATTACCGCCACCAACTGGTGCGTTTGTTTACCCTTTAAACTGGCGCCCCAAGAGTTTAATGCGTTCAGTTGGCTTAAGGTGGTTTGACAAATCATGCGATCGTCATCAGGCATAGCTTTCAAGGTTTGTAATCCCGTCTTTCAGTCATCATACAAAAACCTGCGGAGTCTGTTAGTGTGAACTCCTAGTCTTTTCCAAATCTGCCAAGACTAAGAAAGTTGCGTAGCGCGTCCCCAGCGTTAACATCAGAACATGTTTATAAAGTTTGTGGACGATACCACAGTGATAGGGTTTGTTTTAAACAATGATGAGGAAGTGGCAGACTTGTCCGTTTGGTGCTTAGACAATCTCTACCTTAAtgttgaaaacaaaagaactgaTAAATGATTTGAGGAAAACTTATTTTATCCACCTTCCTGTTTTTACACACCCATATGCATCCCTCCAacatttttgtacctttttttcaacttttggtGGTTATATCGACTGTTTTACAGCTCATAGCGTGGATTTTTGCAGTTATCGTCTTTTTTATCCTTACATGTCATTTAAACTCTTCTGGTCCATTTAGCACCCTCTAGACACCTTCGagtcaaaaatgtataaaaaactgcttttaaatAGTCACACAttaattttttctgcttttttccatAAATCACTAAAACAATTTCAGACTTGCTTGGTGGTTAaacattaaatcattttcaggattttaaccccttaaatgccagtttaattattcaaattattaattattttaattaccaaaaaaaacaccacaaaataAGTTATTTCTATATAAACAGAAGGGGATGGAGGAACTGTggtgatttaaataaaaactccTCCTACCCCCTGGTAGTCACACGGCTCTTCatataactggcaaaaatacaacaatttcATGCAACGGCCGACAATGAGAAAACAGTTTAATCTGGTGGAATACACATAAAATTTcagatttcacttttttttctttaaaatgacagGCGGACATTTCAGAACACATGGTTTTATACTGTAATAGCAGTGAAAttcaaaaatgtggttttaatggaagtcaatgaggcatttttgcctcgaaggtgacCAGAAGGAGTTTATGGTACTAAATGAACTATACTAACAAAATCActtcaattttgttgctaatctttgacataTCCAAGCCTCTAATCACAACCAAAGCCCCCTCCCGCTACTGTTTATTATATAgaaaatattttgctttttgtttttttttttcaaaatttgtaataaatactgaaatatttcaaataaaactgacatttagaggGTTTAAATCCtgaagatgatttcatttttgttagttttgagCAAatttgaagttgttgaagagatttatgaaaaaaggagaaaaaaaattgatgtttGATGCTCTAACAGCCATTTTTTGGACCTGTACATTTTTTGCcctgaaggtgtccagagggagTATCTGCTATTACATCAGAATACTAATGCACTCAAATCAATCTAGTTGCTCAGCTGTGGCATGTCCAAGACTCTACTCATCACAGAAGCCCCATCCCTCTACtatttgttttatgaaaaacatttaactttatgtgttttttacttgtaagaaatactaaaatatatttcaaatgatacaactggcatttaaagggttaaaatcctgagaATAATTGAATGTTTGGCAGTTTAGAGCAAGCTTGAATTTGTgtaagagatttatgaaaaaacagtaaaaatattgaCATAATGCTTTAACAGCCGTTTTCTTGTACTTGTACATTTTTAGCcctgaaggtgtccagagggagTATCTGCTATTACATCAAAATATTAATGCactcaaatcaattttgttgctcaGCTGTGGCATACCCACTCATCAACGAAGCCCCATCCctctactatttattatatggaaaatatttagctttttgtgtttttttttttttctttttaatttgtaataaatactgaaatatttcaaacaacaaaactggcatttaaagagttaaaatcctGAGGGAGATTTAATGTTTGTTAGTTATGAGCAGGTtttaagttgtttaagagatttatgaaaaaagcagaaaaagaacagACATATGATGCTTTAACAGCAGTTATTTTgcacatgtacatttttgtcatgAAGGTGTCCAGAAGGAGTAAAATTGAGGAGGATTTAAGGTTTAATAACACTGCTGTGGACACTGAcagttatttaaaatgttaGGCATTCACATCACCGACTCCTTCTCCTGAGAAGTTGtcaaaaggcacaaaaaagacTATTTTTGTGTTAGCAGGAAAAACGGCACATCTAAAAGAATTCTCTTTCATTCATATTGGTCAACAGCTGAAACTCTCTCAGGGAGCCTTCTGGTTTGTTAACATGTCAGCACAGGACCATAAACttataaatgaaaacagctccaaaaatcatcagtttTTACTGCCACAGGACATTTCTAACTCTCTGCAGAAAAAGTATCCCCCATCATACAGGACTACCCACCCAGCACAGACTGTTCTCGTCCTTCAGGCAGACGCTGCACCAGGGACGGGTTTTATCCTCAAACACGACACTTAATTCTTATTTGTGCaatatttgttttataatgttttattaaagtGTTGTTATCTCTacagtactttttaaaattgatttttaggtcatttatttaaccttctatTTATTCTGATTAGTTTGTGGAAATAGAAGCTGGTGAGgcaaaatgcatttcattgcaCTAACTGTTCATTGAGCTTTTTAATGCATATgacaaataaaactgtatagaattatagtaataaaaaaaaaaaaaagaaaataaagaacttaAAATGTATTCACAAGGGAAGCTTCAGATGCTATAGAGTGATTTAAAATTGATCCAAgtaaaaatatacatatcaaaATGAAACATTCAAGAGGACTCAAATCACTTTAGCTATGGTAAAATATTTCAGCTATaatataaaaacaattttaaaaaacatgacttgattttccttcatttttagtTCTATGTAGGCTATGTGTGAAAAATTTGTATGAGATATAAacgtgtgtttatttttattattattagcattGTTAGTATTATTATTGGCATTGTTTAGTCAAATTTACGTAAATTACTTCTTCACTTTGTCCAACaaacaaatcatttaaaaataaagtttaagaGTCTCTCTGTGTCCATTTAGAAAGAAATTacatgaaatgttaaattatttaaagttcaatgaggtaaaaaaataaaaataaaaacaaaaacatccctAAGCTTTACTCTCGAATCTAAGttagatttattttgatttaagttTGAATAAAGTTCAATCTTATACTCGTGGACGGCAGCCGTTTGAGGTAAAAACAGGTGAAATAAACCAGTTAAAAGAACGTAGAAGAAGAAAACCAACGTCGTGGTTTCACTGGAGGAATGTGCGTGTGCGCATGTGTGTAGTTGTGAGAGTGTCGGACCTGTTTGGAGCCCAGCAGCGGGGTCTTGTGCAGCAGCAGGCCGAGTTTGGAGTCTCTGTGAGCGGCGGaggagcagctgatggaggcgctgagggagaggaggagcaggaggaggcagggagaggaggagaccaTCTTCATCATCGTCATCTGTCTGTTTATCTAGGGGTCGGAGGTTCTGCCCGGTCTGTCTCGTCACATCGGCTCTTATAGAGCTCGCTGACGTCACTGATCACCGTGCGGGGGCGGGGTTTTCGGGGgtgactgatgatgatgatgatgatgatgattgttcTGTGCCTCCCGCTTTAGTGAAATGATCCGTTTTCCAACACTTTGTTTTTCCTTCCTGCTGCTCCGTTGACAGAGTTTCTCAGCTTGAGGCTTGCGCCCCCCAGCAGGACGCTGAGCACGCCGGGCCAAAGCCCAATTTACCGTTTTgatattcagtgtttttgtttgagtTATCTGTAAATGTGTACCTCTGAGGACGTTAaggattttgagcctttaactgatttatttatttatttagcatttatttgacatggacacacagtaacactgatgctgggatatttaatcattttgaatcttttttagaaatcttaaaatcctttatcatcactgtttaattctccctataattcattacctgtgaaaacatgattgatagtttttggttaaatcctgatcctgttaggccctcaggttagacctagattcagattgagtttgacaccgctGGACTGGAATATCAGGTTTTCATGTCAAAATCTTTCACTACATTTAAGCTACAGCTCACTAAAGTCGGTGTACTACGAccttttaattgtgttttaataaaTGGACTTCCTGGCCCAGCTGGTCAGTTTCTTACTGATTTTACTGATTTCCTGGTTTCTATTATTAAACTGGACAGTGTTCTTTTAGCTGCTGATTTCAATCTGCACATTAACAATGCCACAGATTGGCCCCACTTACATGGGGGGGTCATACTTTAGACCTGATTTTTACTGTGGGTCTGGATCAGTGGTACTCTATgcgtggctccagagccacatgtggctcttttgtgatggtctgtgactcttttatgtctaaatttgaaatattactcCCCTAGAAAACCATAAAACAGTGAAACATCGACATCAGAAATTATCCATCGCAAGTCACATTGCAacc
This region of Cheilinus undulatus linkage group 2, ASM1832078v1, whole genome shotgun sequence genomic DNA includes:
- the sst1.1 gene encoding somatostatin 1, tandem duplicate 1, with protein sequence MTMMKMVSSSPCLLLLLLSLSASISCSSAAHRDSKLGLLLHKTPLLGSKQDMSRASLAELLLSDLLQVENEAIEEESFPLNEGEPEDIRVDLERAAGSGPLLAPRERKAGCKNFFWKTFTSC